A stretch of Aeromicrobium tamlense DNA encodes these proteins:
- the gcvP gene encoding aminomethyl-transferring glycine dehydrogenase: MSQPLMPQSDRLPATRFVDRHIGPRASDQAAMLQRLGYDSLDALMQAAVPSGIRSALDGLPPAASETEATARLRELADRNTPGVSMIGLGYHPTTTPAVIRRNVLEDPAWYTAYTPYQPEISQGRLEALLAFQTMVEDLAGLPTANASLLDEGTAAAEALTLVRRADRKRTDLPVVVDDGLLPQTLAVLHTRAEAVGLPLVEADLRQGLPEGEFSGVIIAYQRADGTVIDLAPVIDEVKAANALAVVVTDPLAQVLLTSPGSLGADVVVGSTQRFGVPMFYGGPHAGFMAVRAGLERHLPGRLVGVSVDSAGRPAYRLALQTREQHIRREKATSNICTAQVLLAVVAAMYAVYHGAEGLRAIATEVNQRATRLAAGLRAAGIQVASDRFFDTVTAVVPGRAAEVVAAARESQIHLWRFDDDRVGIAVSEPTTDAHLAAVLAAFGAGDLPDAGDASLEPAWLREDEILTHPVFVEHRSETQMLRYLRRLSDRDYALDRGMIPLGSCTMKLNSTTEMEPISWPGFADLHPFVPAQDAAGMIELVETLESWLAKVTGYAAVSVQPNAGSQGEFAGLLAIREYHRSRGEEARDVCLIPSSAHGTNAASAVMAGMRVVIVKATDGGEVDLDDLRAQCEAHADDLAAIMVTYPSTHGVYEHGISELCDIVHEHGGQVYVDGANLNALLGHARPGEFGGDVSHLNLHKTFCIPHGGGGPGVGPVAVGEHLVPFLPKHPFHPDAERRQSAGTISAAPYGSAGILPIPFAYVAMMGADGLTDATSVAVLAANYVAARLGDAFPVLYAGDHGLVAHECILDLREITKTAGLSIDDVAKRLIDYGFHAPTMSFPVAGTLMVEPTESEDLAELDRFCEAMLAIRSEIDRVAAGEYDEKDNPLTSAPHAAHELVDWTHPYPVAEGVFPAGSTQDKYWPPVGRIDNAYGDRNLVCSCPPVEAFA, encoded by the coding sequence ATGTCGCAACCCCTGATGCCGCAGTCCGACCGCCTTCCCGCCACCCGCTTCGTCGACCGTCACATCGGTCCGCGCGCGTCCGACCAGGCAGCGATGCTGCAGCGGCTCGGGTACGACAGCCTCGACGCGCTGATGCAGGCCGCCGTGCCGTCCGGCATCCGCTCGGCCCTCGACGGCCTCCCGCCCGCGGCGAGCGAGACCGAGGCCACCGCTCGACTGCGTGAGCTGGCCGACCGCAACACCCCGGGCGTCTCGATGATCGGTCTGGGCTACCACCCGACCACGACGCCCGCCGTCATCCGGCGCAACGTGCTGGAGGACCCCGCCTGGTACACGGCCTACACGCCGTACCAGCCCGAGATCTCGCAGGGCCGCCTCGAGGCTCTGCTCGCGTTCCAGACGATGGTCGAGGACCTCGCGGGCCTGCCCACCGCGAACGCCTCGCTGCTCGACGAGGGCACCGCGGCCGCCGAGGCGCTGACCCTCGTGCGCCGCGCCGACCGCAAGCGCACGGACCTGCCCGTGGTCGTCGACGACGGCCTGCTGCCGCAGACGCTCGCCGTGCTGCACACGCGCGCCGAGGCCGTGGGCCTGCCGCTCGTCGAGGCCGACCTGCGCCAGGGACTGCCCGAGGGCGAGTTCAGCGGCGTGATCATCGCCTACCAGCGCGCCGACGGGACCGTCATCGACCTCGCTCCGGTCATCGACGAGGTCAAGGCGGCGAACGCCCTGGCCGTCGTCGTCACCGACCCGCTCGCCCAGGTGCTGCTGACGTCGCCCGGCAGCCTCGGAGCGGACGTCGTCGTGGGCTCGACCCAGCGCTTCGGCGTCCCGATGTTCTACGGCGGCCCCCACGCCGGGTTCATGGCCGTGCGCGCGGGTCTCGAGCGGCACCTGCCGGGTCGCCTCGTCGGCGTCTCGGTCGACTCCGCCGGTCGACCCGCGTACCGCCTCGCGCTGCAGACCCGCGAGCAGCACATCCGCCGGGAGAAGGCGACGTCGAACATCTGCACCGCGCAGGTGCTGCTGGCGGTCGTCGCCGCGATGTACGCCGTCTACCACGGCGCCGAGGGCCTGCGCGCGATCGCGACCGAGGTCAATCAGCGCGCCACGCGGCTCGCCGCCGGCCTGCGGGCCGCCGGCATCCAGGTGGCCTCGGACCGCTTCTTCGACACCGTGACGGCGGTCGTGCCGGGCCGGGCCGCCGAGGTCGTCGCCGCCGCGCGCGAGTCCCAGATCCACCTGTGGCGCTTCGACGACGACCGCGTCGGCATCGCGGTGTCCGAGCCCACCACCGACGCCCACCTCGCCGCCGTGCTGGCGGCGTTCGGCGCGGGCGACCTGCCCGATGCGGGGGACGCCTCCCTCGAGCCGGCGTGGCTGCGCGAGGACGAGATCCTCACGCACCCGGTCTTCGTCGAGCACCGCAGCGAGACCCAGATGCTGCGCTACCTGCGCCGGCTGAGCGACCGCGACTACGCCCTCGACCGCGGCATGATCCCGCTCGGCAGCTGCACGATGAAGCTCAACTCCACCACCGAGATGGAGCCCATCAGCTGGCCCGGCTTCGCCGACCTGCACCCGTTCGTGCCGGCACAGGACGCCGCCGGCATGATCGAGCTCGTCGAGACGCTCGAGTCCTGGCTCGCGAAGGTCACCGGATACGCGGCCGTCTCCGTGCAGCCCAACGCCGGCTCACAGGGCGAGTTCGCGGGCCTGCTGGCGATCCGCGAGTACCACCGCAGCCGCGGCGAAGAGGCGCGCGACGTCTGCCTCATCCCCAGCTCCGCCCACGGCACGAACGCGGCCTCGGCGGTCATGGCCGGCATGCGCGTCGTGATCGTCAAGGCCACCGACGGCGGCGAGGTCGACCTCGACGACCTGCGTGCCCAGTGCGAGGCCCACGCCGACGACCTCGCGGCGATCATGGTGACCTACCCGTCCACCCACGGCGTCTACGAGCACGGCATCAGCGAGCTGTGCGACATCGTGCACGAGCACGGCGGCCAGGTGTACGTCGACGGCGCCAACCTCAACGCGCTGCTCGGCCACGCCCGCCCCGGCGAGTTCGGCGGCGACGTCTCGCACCTCAACCTGCACAAGACGTTCTGCATCCCGCACGGCGGTGGCGGCCCGGGCGTCGGCCCGGTCGCGGTCGGCGAGCACCTGGTGCCGTTCCTGCCGAAGCACCCGTTCCACCCCGACGCCGAGCGCCGGCAGTCCGCTGGCACGATCAGCGCCGCCCCGTACGGCTCGGCCGGCATCCTGCCGATCCCGTTCGCGTACGTGGCCATGATGGGCGCCGACGGCCTCACGGACGCCACGTCCGTGGCCGTGCTCGCGGCCAACTACGTCGCCGCTCGCCTCGGCGACGCGTTCCCCGTGCTCTACGCGGGCGACCACGGCCTCGTGGCGCACGAGTGCATCCTCGACCTGCGCGAGATCACCAAGACCGCGGGCCTGTCGATCGACGACGTCGCCAAGCGCCTCATCGACTACGGCTTCCACGCCCCGACGATGAGCTTCCCGGTGGCCGGCACGCTCATGGTCGAGCCCACCGAGTCCGAGGACCTCGCCGAGCTCGACCGCTTCTGCGAGGCGATGCTGGCTATCCGCTCGGAGATCGACCGCGTCGCGGCGGGGGAGTACGACGAGAAGGACAACCCGCTCACCAGCGCGCCCCATGCCGCGCACGAGCTGGTCGACTGGACCCACCCGTACCCCGTGGCCGAGGGCGTGTTCCCCGCCGGCAGCACGCAGGACAAGTACTGGCCACCGGTGGGGCGCATCGACAACGCCTACGGCGACCGGAACCTGGTCTGCTCCTGCCCGCCGGTGGAGGCGTTCGCCTGA
- a CDS encoding MerR family transcriptional regulator, translating to MIEPRDEAAEAQAQASAQGLLFDDDLAPLPQDTGFRGPTACNAAGITYRQLDYWARTGLVEPTVRSATGSGTARLYSFKDILLLKIIKRLLDAGVSLQQIRTAIDHLRERGTEDLTQVTLMSDGASVYECRSATEVIDLLQGGQGVFGIAIGGVWKEIEGTLHELPTERAEADVPVAGDELSQRRARKAN from the coding sequence ATGATCGAACCTCGTGACGAGGCAGCAGAGGCGCAGGCCCAGGCCAGCGCCCAGGGTCTGTTGTTCGACGACGACCTGGCCCCCCTGCCCCAGGACACGGGGTTCCGCGGTCCCACGGCCTGCAACGCCGCGGGCATCACGTACCGCCAGCTCGACTACTGGGCCCGCACCGGCCTGGTCGAGCCCACGGTCCGCTCGGCCACCGGCTCGGGCACCGCGCGGCTGTACTCCTTCAAGGACATCCTGCTGCTCAAGATCATCAAGCGCCTGCTCGACGCCGGCGTCTCGCTGCAGCAGATCCGCACCGCGATCGACCACCTGCGCGAGCGCGGCACCGAGGACCTCACGCAGGTCACGCTCATGAGCGACGGCGCCTCCGTCTACGAGTGCCGCTCGGCCACCGAGGTCATCGACCTCCTCCAGGGCGGCCAGGGCGTCTTCGGCATCGCCATCGGCGGTGTCTGGAAGGAGATCGAGGGCACGCTCCACGAGCTGCCCACCGAGCGCGCCGAGGCCGACGTCCCCGTCGCCGGCGACGAGCTCTCCCAGCGTCGCGCCCGCAAGGCCAACTGA
- a CDS encoding bifunctional nuclease family protein: protein MRELEIVGVRVEMPTNQPLVLLREREGTRYLPIWVGAIEASAIAFAQQGVESPRPPTHALMASIIEGLGDELEEVRIVDVREGVFFAELKFASGAVVDARPSDSIALALRTGVRVVCEEDVLDVAGFAQTPDEDEEVEKFREFLDHVDPEDFEKP from the coding sequence GTGCGCGAGCTCGAGATCGTCGGAGTCCGGGTGGAGATGCCCACCAACCAGCCGCTGGTGCTGCTGCGCGAGCGCGAGGGCACCCGCTACCTGCCGATCTGGGTGGGGGCGATCGAGGCCTCAGCCATCGCCTTCGCCCAGCAGGGCGTCGAGTCGCCGCGGCCGCCCACGCACGCGCTCATGGCCTCGATCATCGAGGGCCTGGGCGACGAGCTGGAGGAGGTCCGCATCGTCGACGTCCGCGAGGGCGTCTTCTTCGCCGAGCTGAAGTTCGCCTCGGGAGCGGTCGTCGACGCGCGACCGTCCGACTCGATCGCGCTGGCGCTGCGCACGGGCGTGCGCGTGGTGTGCGAGGAGGACGTGCTGGACGTCGCCGGGTTCGCCCAGACGCCCGACGAGGACGAGGAGGTCGAGAAGTTCCGCGAGTTCCTCGACCACGTGGACCCCGAGGACTTCGAGAAACCTTGA
- the ftsR gene encoding transcriptional regulator FtsR, producing the protein MTASEAGREPLLGISQVIAELSEEFPDISQSRIRYYDEQGLVEPRRTPSGYRKFSYGDVERLRFVLRMQKDRYWPLSHIRQVLDQMDSGEVPDTELRATLRVPQVTLAADGSPTAQSITEGAGATRMTRDELVDAAGIDDATLDQIEEFELIRRRPNQRYYDTDDLVVASLVGQLAELGLEPRHLRGFRSAADREVGLLDQVVPPSTRQQAGAAAGLAELAALSVRLHTVLVRAGLRA; encoded by the coding sequence GTGACCGCCTCCGAGGCCGGGCGCGAACCGCTGCTCGGCATCTCCCAGGTCATCGCCGAGCTCTCCGAGGAGTTTCCGGACATCTCGCAGAGCCGCATCCGGTACTACGACGAGCAGGGCCTGGTCGAGCCGCGCCGCACGCCGTCGGGGTACCGCAAGTTCAGCTACGGCGACGTCGAGCGGCTGCGGTTCGTCCTGCGCATGCAGAAGGACCGCTACTGGCCGCTGAGCCACATCCGTCAGGTCCTCGACCAGATGGACTCGGGCGAGGTCCCCGACACTGAGCTGCGCGCCACGCTGCGCGTGCCCCAGGTCACGCTGGCCGCCGACGGCTCGCCCACGGCCCAGTCGATCACCGAGGGCGCCGGCGCCACGCGGATGACGCGTGACGAGCTCGTCGACGCCGCCGGGATCGACGACGCCACCCTCGACCAGATCGAGGAGTTCGAGCTGATCCGTCGCCGCCCGAACCAGCGCTACTACGACACCGACGACCTCGTCGTCGCGTCGCTCGTGGGCCAGCTGGCCGAGCTCGGTCTCGAGCCCCGCCACCTGCGCGGGTTCCGCAGCGCCGCCGACCGCGAGGTCGGCCTGCTCGACCAGGTCGTGCCGCCGTCCACGCGCCAGCAGGCGGGTGCCGCGGCCGGCCTCGCCGAGCTCGCCGCACTGAGCGTCCGGCTGCACACGGTGCTCGTGCGCGCCGGCCTGCGCGCCTGA